In Epinephelus fuscoguttatus linkage group LG15, E.fuscoguttatus.final_Chr_v1, a genomic segment contains:
- the pdca gene encoding phosducin a — translation MSGSTQEEEELPAIHTGPKGVINDWRRFKLDSVDPTVPQSKRELLRQMSSPREDDKERLNRKMSVQEYEMIQEDDERCLKRYRKQCMQEMHERLSFGPTFEEVHELETGEAFLEVIEKEHRLTLVVVHIYQHGVKGCEHLNSCLDCLASEYPSVKFCRIDAVATGAAERFSPEVLPALLVYKAGELLGNFLAVTKHFNEDFFATDVEGFLNEYGLLPEKEFTACADDEDETGDVE, via the exons ATGTCTGGCTCTACCCAGGAAGAAGAGGAGTTGCCTGCCATTCACACAG GTCCAAAAGGTGTAATAAATGACTGGCGAAGGTTTAAGTTGGACAGTGTTGATCCAACTGTCCCGCAAAGCAAGAGAGAGCTGCTTAGACAAATGTCGAGCCCCCGAGAGGATGACAAGGAGAGACTCAACAGAAAG ATGAGTGTTCAAGAGTACGAAATGATCCAAGAAGATGATGAACGTTGCCTGAAACGCTACAGAAAACAGTGTATGCAGGAAATGCATGAGCGCCTGAGCTTTGGCCCCACATTTGAAGAAGTCCACGAGCTTGAGACTGGAGAAGCCTTCCTGGAAGTCATAGAGAAGGAACATAGGTTGACCCTGGTGGTTGTCCACATCTACCAACATGGTGTCAAAG GGTGTGAACACTTGAACTCATGTCTGGACTGTCTGGCTTCAGAGTATCCCAGCGTTAAATTTTGTCGTATTGATGCTGTGGCGACAGGCGCTGCTGAGCGCTTCTCCCCAGAG GTTCTTCCTGCCCTGCTGGTGTACAAGGCTGGTGAGTTACTGGGTAACTTTCTGGCTGTTACCAAACACTTCAATGAAGACTTCTTCGCAACGGATGTAGAGGGGTTTCTTAATGAATATGGCCTGTTACCTGAGAAGGAGTTCACAGCATGTgctgatgatgaggatgagacAGGGGACGTGGAATAG
- the LOC125902664 gene encoding kinesin-associated protein 3-like codes for MQDDARYLKRKVTAGSLDVHPTEKALVVHYEVEASILGEGGGHMLGERKEGQKIIRVKSLSPSTDVGALAKKVVEECKLIPSSRLPQVEQLLYYLQNRKSSPVEGKMEKKEKRTVKPRELTPFEGMELNEEANITRVDEYIELLYEGIPEKIRGSALILQLARNPDNLEELLHNEAALGALARVLREDWKQSVELATIIIYIFFCFSSFSQFHGVVSHYKIGALCMSVVEHELKRYDVWREELRKKTKACESAPENGSLRRDQDKAVRKYHGLLAKQEQLLRVSLYLLLNLAEDTRTELKMRNKNIVGLLVKVLERNDEELLVLVVSFLKKLSIFLENKNDMAEVDTVERLARLVPCDHEDLLNLTLRLLLNLSFDSGLRAKMVEVGLLPKLTALLGDENNRQVVMRILYHISIDDRFKGMFVYTDCIPQLMQMLYEHSEEEIEAELISICINLAANKRNAQLMCEGNGLKMLMKRALKMKDCLLMKMIRNISQHDGPTKPVFIDYVGDLAAEIRAEEEEEWVLECLGTLANLTIPDLDWELVLKEYNLVPYLKDRLKPGSAEDDLILEVVIMIGTVSMDDACAAMLAKSGIIPALIELLNAQQEDDEFVCQIVYVFYQMVFHQATRDVIIKDTQAPAYLIDLMHDKNAEIRKVCDNTLDIIAEYDEEWGRKIQSEKFRFHNNQWLEMVESRQADESEPYLYDNDNDRTDLFYSADGITPADGSVSPDFFSDLQPQNGDLHHPGDDNEVFDQTSSSPGRPATAYGFRPDEQPFYQYS; via the exons ATGCAGGATGACGCGCGCTACCTCAAACG CAAAGTGACTGCGGGCAGTTTAGATGTCCATCCCACAGAGAAGGCCCTTGTGGTCCACTATGAGGTGGAAGCATCTATACTGGGAGAGGGTGGAGGCCATATGCTGGGTGAACGAAAGGAAGGACAAAAAAT cATCCGAGTGAAAAGTCTTTCTCCCAGTACAGATGTGGGAGCTTTGGCCAAGAAAGTGGTGGAGGAGTGTAAACTCATTCCTTCTTCCCGTTTGCCCCAGGTGGAGCAGCTCCTCTACTACTTGCAGAATAGGAAATCATCCCCCGTGGAGGGCAAAA tggagaagaaagagaaaagaaccGTGAAACCTAGAGAGCTGACACCGTTTGAAGGCATGGAG TTAAACGAGGAGGCCAATATAACCAGAGTGGATGAGTATATTGAACTGCTCTATGAAGGGATCCCAGAGAAGATCCGAGGCTCTGCTCTCATTCTGCAGCTAGCTCGCAACCCTGATAACCTGGAGGAGCTGCTACACAACG AGGCAGCCCTAGGTGCCCTCGCCAGAGTGTTGAGGGAGGACTGGAAACAGAGTGTAGAGCTTGCTACCATCATCATTTACatcttcttctgcttctccag TTTCTCCCAGTTTCACGGAGTGGTAAGTCATTATAAAATAGGTGCATTGTGTATGAGCGTGGTGGAACATGAGCTGAAGAGATACGATGTATGGCGTGAGGAGCTTCGCAAGAAAACCAAGGCTT GTGAGTCAGCGCCAGAGAATGGCTCTCTAAGAAGAGACCAGGACAAAGCTGTGAGAAAATACCATGGCCTTCTGGCTAAGCAGGAACAGTTGCTCAGAG TGTCTCTTTACCTTCTATTGAACCTTGCTGAGGACACCAGGACAGAGCTGAAGATGaggaataaaaacattgttGGTCTTCTCGTTAAAGTCCTTGAAAGGAACGatgaggagctgctggtcctGGTGGTTTCATTCCTCAAAAAATTGTCCATCTTCCTGGAGAACAAGAATGACATG GCTGAGGTGGATACTGTAGAACGATTGGCTCGTCTGGTTCCCTGTGACCATGAAGACCTGTTAAACCTGACTTTGCGTCTGCTGCTCAATCTCTCCTTTGACTCTGGACTCAGAGCCAAGATGGTAGAAGTTGGACTGTTACCGAAACTGACTGCCTTGCTAG GCGATGAGAACAACCGTCAGGTAGTCATGCGTATCTTGTATCACATCAGCATCGATGACCGTTTTAAGGGGATGTTTGTTTACACTGACTGCATACCTCAG CTAATGCAAATGCTGTATGAGCACAGTGAGGAGGAGATAGAAGCTGAGCTTATCTCCATCTGCATCAACCTGGCTGCTAACAAGAGGAATGCACAGCTCATGTGTGAAG GAAATGGGTTAAAGATGCTTATGAAGAGAGCTCTGAAGATGAAAGACTGCCTTCTGATGAAGATGATCAGAAACATCTCACAGCACGATGGACCAACCAAACCAGTGTTCATA gaCTATGTTGGGGACCTGGCAGCAGAGATCcgtgcagaggaagaggaggagtgggTTCTGGAGTGTCTAGGGACGCTTGCCAACCTCACTATCCCTGACCTGGACTGGGAGTTGGTGCTAAAGGAATACAACCTGGTACCTTACCTCAAAGACAGACTTAAACCAG gcTCAGCAGAGGACGACCTTATTCTGGAGGTGGTGATAATGATAGGAACAGTTTCCATGGATGATGCCTGCGCTGCCATGTTGGCTAAATCTGGCATTATTCCTGCCCTTATCGAACTACTAaatg CCCAACAGGAGGATGATGAGTTTGTGTGTCAGATTGTCTACGTCTTCTATCAGATGGTGTTTCACCAAGCTACACGAGATGTCATCATCAAAGACACAC AGGCTCCAGCCTACCTCATTGATCTGATGCATGACAAGAATGCTGAGATCAGAAAAGTGTGTGACAACACCCTCGATATTATTGCT GAGTACGATGAGGAGTGGGGAAGGAAAATTCAGTCAGAGAAGTTCCGTTTCCATAACAACCAGTGGTTGGAGATGGTCGAGAGTCGCCAAGCTGATGAGTCTGAACCATATCTGTACGACAACGACAACGACAGGACTGATCTGTTCTATAGCGCAG aTGGAATAACTCCAGCAGATGGTTCAGTCAGCCCAGATTTCTTCAGTGACCTACAGCCTCAAAATGGAGACTTGCACCATCCAGG